The Candidatus Krumholzibacteriia bacterium genome includes the window GGCCTCGGTCAGGTCGAGCAGGCGCTGCGAGACGGCCAGAGCGATCGCCACCGTCGACCCCAGGATCACGGCCCACAGAAGGGCGGCGGCCGGATCGGCGGTCGAGAACACGTCGCGGACGTTGGCCGCGGCCAACCCCACCGACCCCGACGCCTCGAGGACCGCGCGCCGTCCGTCGAACCACAGACCGATGACCGTGGTCCCCAGCACGACCAGTACCGGGATCAACGCAACGTGCGCGCGCCGCGGCTTGCCCTCGACCGGTTCGAGGTCGGCGCCGACATCGTCGATCAGCGGGCGTGCTCCGGGCGCGAGCACCTGTCCCTCGTGGCGCGCGCGGCGCTCCGCCTTCAGCATGGGACCGAAGTCCCGTCGCTGCGCGATGGTCCAGAACACCACCGCCATGGCGAACCACGAATAGGCGGCATACGGGATGCTCGACACGAAGATCCCGTAGGCCGATCCCTCGATCGCATTCGCCTGGAGTCCGTCGCCGATCAGCCCGACCTGATACCCGACCCACGTCGACAGGACGGCGACGGTGGCCACCGGCGCGGCCGTCGAGTCGACCAGGTAGCTGAGTTTCTCGCGCGACACCCGCATGCGATCGGTCACCGGCCGCATGGTGTTGCCCACGAGCAGCGTGTTGGCGTAGTCGTCGAAGAAGATGACCAGCCCGAGGATTCCCGTGGCCAGCTGCGAACTGCGTGCGTCGTGGATCCAGCGGCGCACGGCGTCGACCAGGCCGTGCGTTCCGCCCGCCCGCGCCACGACGCCGACCATGCCGCCGAGCGTGGCCGTGAACAACAGGATGGATGCCTGGAAGGAGTCGGTGACCGACGGAACCACCACGTCGCGTGTCGCCATGACGAACGCCGACACCGGATGGCCCGTGTAGATCAGCGCACCGGAGAGCACACCCGCGGTGAGGGCCAGGAGCACCTGTCGCAACCACAACGCGAGCACGATCGACAACAGCGGCGGCAGCAACGACCAGAGCGGATGTACCACCCGCACCGAGCCCTCGAGTTCGGTCGTGTCGTCGAGTGTGAGCCGGAAGTCGCCACCGTCACCCACCACCACGTTCTCGATCTCCGCCCGCCCCCCGGCGTCGAGCTCGAGGTCGAGGGTGCCGACGGGATCCCCCTCGCGGGTCCACGTACCCTGGGGTTCGAGCCGCACGGAACGATCGGCCAGCGGCGCTCCGTGCTCGTCGTGCAACTCGACGGAGAAGCCGCCCGGCTTGCCGTGGAGCATCTGCTCGGCCGACCGCACGTCCAGACGGACCTCGGCGTGGGCCGCGCCGGCGGCGAGGACGCTCAGGACGATGGTGAGCCCGAGGCTCGCCGCGGATCGGAGTCGGGTACGCTGCACGGTGGTTCCGGGACGGGGAAACGGAGACCGACGGAGTTTGGACGTCCGTTCCCGGACGGTCAAGCCGACGATCCCGAACCGCCGCTGCATTGCTCGCGTGCCCAGGCGGCGTACGCGGGCTCGGCCTCGGCCTCGAACCACACGATCTGCGGCACGTCGTAGGGATGCAGAGCTCGCAGTCGCCGCACGGCGGCGTCGAGCGTGGCGGGCGCGATCTTCAGCCGCAGCAGGATCTCGGGATCCTGCTCCACCGCTCCCTGCCAGCGGTAGACCGAGAGAATGGGCCGCTCCTCGACCTGCGCACAGGCGACGAGCGCTTCGTCGACGAGACGGCGCGCCGTGTCGGTGGCCGACGCGACGTCGGCGAAGGTGCTGAGGGCGATCCAGAGGCGGTCGCTCATGCGGTGTCCTCGCTGGGCAGGGGTCCTCGGCGTGGCACCGGAGCCGACAGCGGCGGTGCCAGCACGTCGAGTTCGGGTGCGGTGTGCGCACGCTCGATCATGGCGAGCAGGTCGGCGTGCAGTGCCGG containing:
- the cutA gene encoding divalent-cation tolerance protein CutA, with amino-acid sequence MSDRLWIALSTFADVASATDTARRLVDEALVACAQVEERPILSVYRWQGAVEQDPEILLRLKIAPATLDAAVRRLRALHPYDVPQIVWFEAEAEPAYAAWAREQCSGGSGSSA
- a CDS encoding Na+/H+ antiporter NhaC family protein, coding for MQRTRLRSAASLGLTIVLSVLAAGAAHAEVRLDVRSAEQMLHGKPGGFSVELHDEHGAPLADRSVRLEPQGTWTREGDPVGTLDLELDAGGRAEIENVVVGDGGDFRLTLDDTTELEGSVRVVHPLWSLLPPLLSIVLALWLRQVLLALTAGVLSGALIYTGHPVSAFVMATRDVVVPSVTDSFQASILLFTATLGGMVGVVARAGGTHGLVDAVRRWIHDARSSQLATGILGLVIFFDDYANTLLVGNTMRPVTDRMRVSREKLSYLVDSTAAPVATVAVLSTWVGYQVGLIGDGLQANAIEGSAYGIFVSSIPYAAYSWFAMAVVFWTIAQRRDFGPMLKAERRARHEGQVLAPGARPLIDDVGADLEPVEGKPRRAHVALIPVLVVLGTTVIGLWFDGRRAVLEASGSVGLAAANVRDVFSTADPAAALLWAVILGSTVAIALAVSQRLLDLTEA